The window tcccaaactacctgattaagctgactgcaagctacttgcgggagcgcacattccacgtggctgtgcgagaagagctctcaacaacacgccccatccgcgctggcgtgccacagggatcagtcctgggacctttccttttcaacctcttcatgaatgacatccccacagacctccacaagactcaactggcactctacgcagacgatgtggcagtcatctcccagtccttcagagagaaagaagtagctaagaacatccagaaagcactagacatgctatcaacatggtacagcgactggcaagtaggactgaactccagcaagactacagctacactgtttaccaaaaagaggatcaaggcacacccgccaatcaccctcaacggagaggctgtcaaatgggagccaaacagctcttacctaggtgtaatcctagatagcaaactaagctggagaaaccacattgagaagattcaacagaaggcaacaaccaagctggcagcactgtaccctctgctgaagacaaggaccatgcccatcaagagcaaagtcaatgtgatcaaggcgatcattagacccacaatgacatacgcctccccggtgtggagtggttgccaccaacatcaaagatcatctctccaaaaattacagaacaaggcgctgcggattgcgtccaacgctccacttcctacaagaatagcagaccttcatagggaactgggtatcgagatgttagatgaacatctaaagaagctcaacaagaaattctacaaggaactggaccagaactcaaacccgctgatcaagaagcttgctgcgatctctgcaaacccatttgaccgctacccacgacccatcacagcgctgaacctgtgaaaccaactcaactgtggcaagtaacacagatcaagaagcttcctaaagagtgcgacaatacactcaacaagagaacttggagtaatgaggctcaagcctcggtatccaatatcaccactgacagatttaatctgtcagtcagaacagaacggtcagtgATTTTTAGTCAGAGTTAGGTTAGGATCGGAGAGGATCACTGTCACAGCAAAGGATGGCCCGGACCAAGCAAAccgcccggaaatccaccggAGGGAAGGCTCCCCGTAAGCAGCTAGCGACCAAGGCTGCCAGAAAGAGCGCTCCGGCCACCGGCGGAGTGAAGAAGCCTCACCGCTACCGGCCCGGTACTGTGGCTCTCCGGGAGATCCGCCGCTACCAGAAGTCCACCGAGCTGCTCATTCGCAAGCTGCCCTTCCAGCGCCTGGTCCGGGAGATCGCCCAGGACTTCAAGACTGATCTACGCTTTCAGAGCTCGGCCGTCATGGCTCTGCAGGAGGCTAGCGAGGCTTATCTGGTGGGGCTCTTCGAGGACACCAACCTATGCGCTATCCACGCCAAGAGAGTCACCATCATGCCCAAGGACATCCAGCTGGCCCGCAggatcagaggggagagagcttaGGCTAACTGCACCCACTTCATTTACACCCagaacacaaaggctcttttcagaGCCACCAAATTATCAATCAAATTGGCTAGTAGATCAATATTAACAGATACGAATAGTGATCTCCATATAGAGAATTATAAAGGAGACTTATCCACATCCCTTTTAGGCGTGACAATGTAGATAAAGGCATATTCGGTAGTTGTGCATATAAGTTTAAGAtgttttatatacacatacaatcaTTTTTGTACGCTATATATAGGCACACGTAACTAAAAAGAAACCTGGCTAGTCTGATTTCATGTGTTGTACATAGAAAGTGTAGTAATTCTCCCCCTCCTACGTCACTTTCATGTGCCTCCGGAGATCAAACTGAAGTTTTATGGGAACTTTTGTGCTTGATACTTGATAGGTTCCTGTCTGTTTGCTCATTGTTTAGCGCCCACTGTACCCTAACTACATAATTATCTATTATTGTTACCTCCACAATGTACTGATCTTTTAATGTAAagtaataggggagcccctgcttctgcCACTGACAAGTAAatggtgaacggtgctttgggtatatgcACAGAAGAAGGTGgggtagagatagaacccaaatatagcactcaagttcacaCTCTGGTGATGAATGAATGGTTTAAAACATAACTATTAACTGCAACAAGTATGTAAACTATTGGGTATTAAAAACAACGACCTGAAGGTGTTCTGACCTTCAATACTGGAACCGTATAGGTTCAGGGTCTAAAGTAGTAGTGTGTTCTATGAGATTCAAGTAACACACTAAACAGTCCTTATAAGGATCTGAGGTAAGGAACAAATCTTACAGGGTGTGCGCTTAGGTAAGTACTGATAGCTGCAAATCACTAATGGCAAACACTGGCCTAGGGTGAATACCTGTTTACACTGAGGCGAGGTCTCTTTTCACCACATTATAGTAGTATCCTCACTTGCTGATTtggatatctatctatatagtgCGCTGTGCCAACGAGGCAGACCAGGCTAGGGTCTGGGTTGATACAGCAACTACACTGATTGTAGCTCTACGGTAGTCCGTTACAGTGACCACATGACTGATTCCTTGGGGACAGTGGTTGATTTATCCACTAGTCCACCACTGCTTGTTACACACTGAGGTTTACTCGCAGTCATATTTACTGATCCAGAACACTGAACAGTGTTCAGACCTTAGGATCCTAGCGTTTAATACTCGTATTAAAACCCATCATTATAATTTTGGTTATTAAAGAGTTGATTTTGTATCTTTCATTTCACATCCAGTTGGTGTCTGAGAGCCCATACTAGGTTTATTTTCTTTGCCTGTTCTCCGGTGTAAAACAAACCATTGCATGTGATAAGATGGAGACACATTCTAAGTTACACATTATGTGCAGAGCTCTCTTTGTGGGGttgtggtggctcttaaaagagcctttgtgtttgtaaGAGGCTGAAGTTCTCGGTCTCACTTCTTAGAAGCTGCTGCCCTCTTGGGCTTTGCTGCCTTGGCCTTAGCTGGACTCTTAGCAGCTTTGGGCTTTGCAACCTTTTTAGCCGCCGGGCTCTTCACAGCCTTCTTGGGCTTGGCAACTTTAGACTTCTTCGGACTTTTTGCTGCCTTCTTGGCGGCCGCAGGTTTCTTCACCTTTTTCGGGCTTTTCTTCACTCCCGCAGGAGCCTTTTTGGGCTTCTTGGGGGACTTGGCGGGTTGTTTCCTTGCCGCTGGCTTCTTGGCGGGTTGTTTCCTTGCCGCTGGCTTCTTGGGTTTCCCCGCCTCCTGTTTCCTggccgccttctccttgctctccagCTGCTTCTTATTCAGCTTGAACGATCCGGAGGCTCCGCTCCCTTTCAGCTGGATCAGGGTTTCCTTGCTCACCAAGCCCTTAAGAGCCAGCTTCAGGCGGCTGTTATTCTTCTCCACATCGTAGCCTCCTGCAGCCAGAGCCTTCTTCAGAGCGGACAGGGAGACCCCGCTGCGCTCTTTAGAGGCGGACACAGCTCTCACTATAAGATCGGACACGCTGGGACCGGACTTTGCTGGGCGGCTTTTCGAGGCTCCCGCCGCTTTCttcggctgcttcttcttggcggcgctttcagctggaggaggaggaggcgcaggAGCGGTCTCGGCCATTTCAGCTGCAGCAGGTAAAATCCCGGAACACAGTGACAGAAAGTTATACTGGGGCGGGGAGCTGCCGGGAGTTATATACACAGCCTGCTGTtctgtgattggttagtggtCGGAGTGAGCTTCTCTCTCATTGGTTATAATCAATGTGCCCCGCCCCTGTCTCTCATCCACCTGGATCACAAACACTGCTCTGACTTTGTGTTTCTGAGGCTgcaagaaaagggcattttatccTCTAATTATTACTACAATTCCCCTTCTTGCATTTCATTTATAAGGAATTATATTCTCTTCACTGTTGTatcattttgttgttggaaaagtACAAACACAATTAGGAATAATGGGTGAAAGTTCGGCTCTGTATCATGGGATTTGCCAGATTGTCTTCATATCTGTCTATTTCTGTCACTTTTACTTTGCTCAGACTACATGTGCCACCTCCATCCTCATACAGTGACACGAAGAACATATTATTGTACAGTATCAGTTTCAAATAAAGTGCATACCAATAAATAAAGATGGTCTGGGGATTCACTATATATGTACAAGTAGCACAGAAGTCTGCATTGCTGTCATGTTGTTCCATTACCCCCGTACTGAGCTCTGTATTATTTAATTGTCAGATATGAATATTTGTTATTGAATGGGAGATTAAAAACCCTGTATTACACCTGTTCTGCAAATGATTAGTTTAGAATTCTATGTATGTAACATGTTTTCTAAGAAGAAAAAAATTCATAGTAACATACACATCATATGAATTACTGTAAATAGTTTAATAAtgtaacaataaaacaaatatttttttaagcTTTATAAAAGAATTGTGATGTGTTATAAAGTTGTATTTCagttataaaataatatatatatatattaatggatGAATAGGTCATTAATCACCCTGTGGGTTgttatgtaaccatgtactgtaaTGTTCCTATTAGCACTCTTTTTATAGGAACTGCAATGTTTTGTGACCATAATCGTTAACCAAATTGTGTGAAGTGACGTTTCCTCTTAACAGGAGATTGCTATCCTGCCCATGATATGTTTTTAATTCCTGCACAACACATCCAGCAATTTGCTGCCACATTACTGCAGGTTGTGTAGACCTTTCTCTTCATATGCATAGCAATGTGCTGCTACCTACTTCAAGATGTGCAAGACCCTTTCACACACTTATAAATTGATACACCTTCCATGTTTGTTAGATTATACATATGAATAATTGTTTTAGTAAACACTCTGGAAGCCACTGCCTGGATCACAGTAACCTTTGTATTTTTCTGGTTTGTTCTCTTTGgttataattgtatgtttttttttacaaaacctgTGTAGCACTTTCTCCCTCTCCGGTTTGACGACGGTGGCGCCAATGATGAGAGGCTGCGGTAGTTTTTCTGTCCCTCACTGACAAGATCAGGTTGTATAGCTTCATTCTCCTGGTTAAATTGTGCTGTGCCGTCATCCAATACTGAGCACTAGTGATCGCGATGTTGCCTTTATACGTGAATATGAGGAGGTCATTTGTAGGATTCACTCTGCTAAGGCTAGATTAACAGCTGTTCCAGACAGTCACGCTGCAACATCTACCTATATGTGCTAAGTATTGATACTCAATCTGTGATAAATATTGACATGGGAATTTTTGAATGCTATGTAACGAATCTGTGTGCTATATTGCTTGGAATACTGAAGTGTGCAATTCAGATCTATTACCACTTGGTGATATTATACAGAAGGAGTTAATTGCAGAAACTATTCTGCTCTGGTGATACATACAGCCGTCTCAGCTGGTCAGGTTGTCAGGCTAGTTAACATTTGCTGGATATTAGCATGCATTAGAAGCTTCGTTTCATGCTCAATACAATGTTACTCAATTGTGTGTGCTTGGGCTACTCCATGTAACGTTTTGATCATTGAAGTTTGTTATTTAGACTTTAGGACACATGATGCTATTTTGTATCTATGCTATGCAGACTATATTTAGTCTTGTGGTCGTTATTCTACACTCCACACTTATTAATATTGTGATGAAGAGCATATTTATGTCCTTACTGGCACTATATATAAGCAGGTGGTTGCAATAATATACTATGGGCTAGCCATTTATACATAGAGAGATACAGCTGCAGTTTATTGTATTATCGTGACCTATTACACCTCTAAATATTAAAGCATGTATGCAAATGTAGATGGTTAATTCACTATCTGTTAATTTATAACAGGATATTTTAGTTCTGATGTTTGACTTCATCCTTAGATGGTTATTATGCTATTGCACCTTTCTATATAAACTATAAGTGGAATACAAGATTAAAGACTTAGACCTCTATGGACATTAAACATCTATGAGGAGTTATATGATGTGAAGATACTACATCAAATTAGAGGTCTAGATTATACATGGATATCTATTTTTTACTAATAAAAATATTCCACCTATTAGTGTATTATTGTGGACAGAAACTACACAATTAATCCATGGTATTTGGATACCTACACATGTTACTTGATATATGCAGCCTCTCATTGGTGAATTTTACTGCACTGTAAATAAAATCACGAATCGTCGACAtcaaatgtttaataaaactgTATTTTTTTTCCAAGTATTAGTGCTACATAAGAGGATATTTATATCATAACTTTGTTCTCTTAATCTGGATATTAGAATCTGTAGGATCATTTGAGATCTTTATATCCAAATAGTTACTTTGAGTGCAAGTGGTAGGAACACTTATGTGGGGGTCTTTCTCTTCTCCATCAAAAGTTTGAATATTTcgaaggagacagcaaggaaacaACTACAAGACTTTAAGCAGAAACGTTTCTACGTCCCACTTTCAGTAACATTTCCAGCGGACAGCGTCTGAAGTCTGGAACCAGATATGTTCTAAGTGAGACTTTCAGCACCATTTGGAGTGGAAAGTGTGGGAGCTGCTGGAGGCTCATGCCGATTTGAGCTCCAGGActttccaggacttttcgggctaagtcccggtcaaccaatGAACTATTTAAAGACTTTGTTTCAATCAGGAAAGTTAGTTTTttaacccccaacccccagtaagtgtattttcttcTGTCAATGGTAATCCATGGTGTGTTTGCCTATCTCTACGGAAtacataaacatttatttttatttattggctgtgacgggagctttgtgacaggctatactaatacaccaaataactgggttaaactgaacgaggcttagatataataaagtatatttattccttaaataggttaacacagcaatatagtacagtaacaagcaagaagtaacacttacctgggggtggggaatgagaagtatcagatagcaattctccagcaatcaggtaacaatcaagatggtatcagaagaccaaggatatagggttgaccacagtttatatatcttttgtaaccctatccttaaccttaagtacaggctattggataacaattttctgtatccaatctttaacgtgggaacacattttaatccatgccctcctgctagttagctcatgtgcactaggaccctggggtctcatttctgtagccccacatttacattgggaatgccagccagtctaccaaatggaatttctggaaggataccctttgttggaaggtgtaaaatatgacactcacagactgctctggtttgagtcgtctctgccttcaggtaaacagtgagggtggcaaaaccctttgaacagtaCTTAGGTCCTAGACATTtggtcgcctctctgaccatatgcttccttgtatgcaaaggaatttcctctgggttttatccctgccttgggatacagtattttaggaaaaatacaaacatattaaaatatccggttccgttaggtccagcgggtctaaactacccagatctcaatgccggaactgggacaccatatggtctgAGTTTTAGACTGCTacaaccttcggaaccggagttacacatatactgctgcggcatcttttattctaacaaatcaccggtttgtccctggcttgttcctggaatgcgacgctgttcacctggcacatgccgcgttcaccttgcgttcccagccacgggtcatgcccggctgatgcgtttattgataatggttcggattttaataggctgcaatacttcgcgtgtccgccagattgcagaaattcatgaattgtaatgcgccgaatcagtaatgtgtcggcttgcaggtgtttcgtttaaaaaatatactgtaccacagtgtgctattgtaacttgaccttggccttgagactgaaggaagagttgcaaaaatgtatcaatttaggcttttcatattaaagaaagacaaagaccagtttcagtttctgttacactattctccagagacccacccgccatgagtgttcaagtgcagcccgctttccaaaaacctgacagaagttacgcgtatttgatatgggccgcgattaatgcaacagatgataagatggcaacagttgctcaaatttatcagtattttatcgaaaactatgacttttacaaattttcgccaactcctcatacgtggaagcgtgcagtaaagaaaaggttatgtagtgatcactgttttcaccgtattgagccccaatttgttggagggtattggtgtgtgtcaccggatttttcccatatctatgatcatggaggtggcaaaaggcgaagggtcatgttaaaaccaactaagaagcgatagtcgctgccaagcaatgcaccagcaccagcaccggcttccaatgacagtCCCTCTGTCAGTGACCAGCCTGAGCCTGAGttggattttgcgtgcagttttgatgaagcttgcatgtacctaagcgatttccagcctcacctgctgactataggtggactagtcccgctgcaaactatcgacgtggatgatgaagaaagctggactggcagtggaccggcgtcggcgccagctgaatgggaaattctatggtgagtactgtattgttgccgtattattttggtggggctggctgggtacttctttagggggctgaccattactgtacattaaaacttttcttttggtttttcctcagaaaagaaaatggctaatggggggatttcgatggataatattgtactgtatgctgatgttttccggccgtacagtattcTGTGTAATAAatccgaataaataaaactatgcatttatactacatgttcagtatcgtttcattatgtgttttctacagtatactgtacagtggtatacagtgcctaacatctataggcaaaaataattttatttctaggtgccctagaacagaagttcccacgccaattgcccgtgaacttgaccggggccctaagtagttcccacaccaattgcgcgaatataatgtaaaataacccgttctgtgggtctgagcgggttgacattcgcctggtcctcatgcggaaggacccttaccatagtggcaaaatatcagccttccacgaccaccggaaccggagataccaaaagacagtttaaaagcacattaccaaagtggcattttttctgccatgcaagtcaatggcagaaacttgaactttaacattaccctgactccgttctgttgccacgagagggtctcaatttgccatgcaatccagccgcaactaggactacatggtgaccgaatctgagccctctaggttgaacataACCGGAGTTgtggattccaggtttctgctcattctgacttagccggttcaaagctttctccgccattacgctcaatggaatggaccctcctcgccggcgtgaccctttctcgctgccattactgc is drawn from Ascaphus truei isolate aAscTru1 chromosome 18, aAscTru1.hap1, whole genome shotgun sequence and contains these coding sequences:
- the LOC142469294 gene encoding histone H3, encoding MARTKQTARKSTGGKAPRKQLATKAARKSAPATGGVKKPHRYRPGTVALREIRRYQKSTELLIRKLPFQRLVREIAQDFKTDLRFQSSAVMALQEASEAYLVGLFEDTNLCAIHAKRVTIMPKDIQLARRIRGERA
- the LOC142469178 gene encoding histone H1-like — its product is MAETAPAPPPPPAESAAKKKQPKKAAGASKSRPAKSGPSVSDLIVRAVSASKERSGVSLSALKKALAAGGYDVEKNNSRLKLALKGLVSKETLIQLKGSGASGSFKLNKKQLESKEKAARKQEAGKPKKPAARKQPAKKPAARKQPAKSPKKPKKAPAGVKKSPKKVKKPAAAKKAAKSPKKSKVAKPKKAVKSPAAKKVAKPKAAKSPAKAKAAKPKRAAASKK